Within Sporosarcina sp. ANT_H38, the genomic segment ATTTCCCGTTTGAAAGATAATCAGCACGAAAAGGTAAACTACCCTAGCTACGTAGGCTTAGGGATGGTTTACCTTTTATTTTTATACTTTTATTCATATCTAATGCATTAATCGCCCTTTATATCTTATAATACGATACAATCGTATTATAAGATATAAAGGAGTGGTATTTGTGAATAGTAAAATCACGCTATTAAATCAATATTGGACGGATATATATTTTCATTTACATTATCCCCATAAAGAAAAGATTTCTCATCAAGTGGTTCGTATTCTGCAACTCGTAGATAAACAGGAAGAAACAGGAATCAATGAAATTGCCGCACATATACAAGTTTCCCACAATACGGCTTCGGAACATGCTAAAAGAATGATTGAAAAGGGGTATATAGTAAAGGGGAGAGATCCTCTAGATGAAAGAAAAGTAATTCTTAATCTAACGAACTTAGGTGACGAAGTTTTACATAAAAACACAAGTCTAGATGTAGATAAATTAGAACAAGTGTTGAATCAGTTGGATGAAGATGAAAAAAAATTAGTAGAACAAGCTCTAAAAATCTTAAGTGAGCGAGCTAAACAATGTATTTGATAATGAAAATAATTGCTTCAGCTATCGTTATTGGTATTGTGACGGAGATTTCGAGAAGATTTCCTTCGTATGGAGGGGTAATAGCTGCCCTTCCTTTAGTCAGTTTGCTCAGCATTGTATGGCTGTATGTCCAGGGAGAACAAACAGCGACATTAAGTAAGTTTGCATTAGGAGTACTTTGGGGATTTCCAGCAACCGCATTTTTGTTGATAATCGTTTATGTAGCCTTACAAAGTTCCGTTCATTTATTTATCTCCATCGGTTTAGGAATAAGTGGCTGGATACTCTTTTTATTGGTTCAAGATTTCGTCTTAAAATACATAAAAATTCTTTTCTTAACTTAACTGGGGAGGGGGTAAATAAAGAATCGAAGTTCTTGTGCTTCAGTGAGAATCATCAACATTTACTAATTAACTCTAACTATATATATTGAACCCCTAGCGTTGCTTTAACTAACACTAAAAGTTAAGGATTCTTAATATATTCGGAAACGTAAAGAACCTAAAAGAAAAAGGACTCACGAATAGTCAAGAAAGTCTTTATGTCATGGAGGCTGCTCTTGGAGACGGGGACTTACAAACCAAACTGGGTTTCTTTTCAATTAATGTATATCAATTGTCTTAGAAAAATATTGACGTGGATCAAGCCATTCTTTCGAGTCTGTTTTTGGGTCTTGTCGATCAATTGAATGCAAGTTATTAAATGGCAAAGACAAAGATGACTTTGAAAGTTATCGTAAGCCGAGGAAAAGAAATGTAACTAATCACGAATCGATTTGATCTTTCATAGGACGATATTAACAAGATCTATCGTTCACGTTGGGCAATTGAACTGTTTTTCAAGTGGATTAAGTATGCCGTAAAAATAAGAGTTATCTTGCACTCATTAGATTAATAATTTCATTAATAATTAATTTTTCTTTTTTAAAATAAATATTTCTCTAATAAATGCCCCGATTGCTCCAGATACAAAGATTGTAGAAAGTAAGTTCACGACTCTTACAAATGTATGGGGCGTATAAATAACTTGAACGCTTTGAATAATTACAATTAAGCCGAAAATAATGGATACCACTACTATGAATTTTGACGTAGCTTCCCTTCGATTATTTATTATAATCACCCTCTCATATTCCAATTATATACCAGATAACTTTATATGACGTTTCTTGTTATTCGGCCAGTTAATTTAACAAAGAATTGGATTAGCTACATGAAATCCAACCCGATTTGATAACTGAAAGGGTTTGTATACGCTATTTTATGAAATAATTTAGCTTTAATACTCAATAAAAAATGCCATGAAAGGCAGCCAATACTTAACAAAAGCACCCGTTAGTTTAATAAGACAACTTAGTTAGATATTCCAAAAAAAGGATTTTAATTAATGTGTGTCGAATATTCACACTAATACTAAAAAAAGGTGGGATAAAATGATGAATCAGGTTTGTGTTATAAGCGTTTACGTGCCAAATTTAAACAAAGCAATTGACTTTTATACTAATACTTTAGGTTTTGAATTAGACGAGCAGTATGGTCCCAATATTGCATCACTTGTACACGGAGAGATACCAATTATTTTAGAGGAGAACGATAATGCAAACTATAATCAAGATAATAAAATTACTGGAGTTGTATTAGGATTACGAACTGAAGATATTTATGAAACGGTAAAATTCTTAAAAGAGAAAGAAGTGAATTTTATTGTAGATGAACCAACTAATTGTCCTCCTGGAAAATATATTAGTTTCAAAGACCCCTTCGGAAACG encodes:
- a CDS encoding MarR family winged helix-turn-helix transcriptional regulator: MNSKITLLNQYWTDIYFHLHYPHKEKISHQVVRILQLVDKQEETGINEIAAHIQVSHNTASEHAKRMIEKGYIVKGRDPLDERKVILNLTNLGDEVLHKNTSLDVDKLEQVLNQLDEDEKKLVEQALKILSERAKQCI
- a CDS encoding VOC family protein, with the protein product MMNQVCVISVYVPNLNKAIDFYTNTLGFELDEQYGPNIASLVHGEIPIILEENDNANYNQDNKITGVVLGLRTEDIYETVKFLKEKEVNFIVDEPTNCPPGKYISFKDPFGNVLEYLQFENM
- a CDS encoding DUF3147 family protein codes for the protein MYLIMKIIASAIVIGIVTEISRRFPSYGGVIAALPLVSLLSIVWLYVQGEQTATLSKFALGVLWGFPATAFLLIIVYVALQSSVHLFISIGLGISGWILFLLVQDFVLKYIKILFLT